One Pleurodeles waltl isolate 20211129_DDA chromosome 3_2, aPleWal1.hap1.20221129, whole genome shotgun sequence genomic window carries:
- the LOC138286369 gene encoding trichohyalin-like translates to MLEESTRFGERRMLQDSRRFGVRSMLEENIRFGERRMLEENIRFGERRMLEESTRFGERRMLEESTRFGERRMLEDSTRFGERRMLEESSRFGERHMLEESTRFGERRMLEESTRFGERRMLEESTRFGERRMLEESTRFGERRMLEDSRRFGVRCMLEENIRFGERHMLEENIRFGERRMLEESTRFGQRRMLEESTRFGERRMLEDSTRFGERRMLEESTRFGERHMLEESTRFGERRMLEESTRFGERRMLEESTRFGERRMLEESTRFGERHMLEESTRFGERRMLEESTRFGERRMLEESTRFGERRMLEESSRFGERRMLEESTRFGERRMLEESTRFGERHMLEESTRFGERRMLEESTRFGERRMLEESTRFGERRMLEESSRFGERRMLEDSRRFGVRCMLEENIRFGERRMLEENIRFGERRMLEESTRFGERRMLEESTRFGERRMLEDSTRFGERRMLEESTMFGERHMLEERTRFGERHMLEESTRFGERRMLEESTRFGERRMLEESTRFEERRMLKDSTGFGERRMLEESTRFGERHMLEESTRFGERRMLEESTRFGERRMLQDSRRFGVRSMLEENIRFGERRMLEENIRFGERRMLEESTRFGERRMLEESTRFGERRMLEDSTRFGERRMLEESSRFGERRMLEDSRRFGVRCMLEENIRFGERHMLEENIRFGERRMLEESTRFGQRRMLEESTRFGERRMLEDSTRFGERRMLEESTRFGERHMLEESTRFGERRMLEESTRFGERRMLEESTRFGERRMLEESTRFGERHMLEESTRFGERRMLEESTRFGERRMLEESTRFGERRMLEESSRFGERRMLEESTRFGERRMLEESTRFGERHMLEESTRFGERRMLEESTRFGERRMLEESTRFGERRMLEESSRFGERRMLEDCRRFGVKCMLEENIRFGERRMLEENIRFGERCMLEESTRFGERRMLEESTRFGERRMLEDSTRFGERRMLEESTMFGERHMLEERTRFGERRMLEESTRFGERRMLEESTRFGERCMLEESTRFEERRMLKDSTGFGERRMLEESTRFGERHMLEESTRFGERHMLEESTRFGERRMLEESTRFGERRMLEESTRFEERRMLEDSTGFGERRMLEESTRFGERRMLEESTRFGERHMLEESTRFGERRMLEESTRFGERRMLEESTRFEERRMLEDSTGFGERRMLEESTRFGERRMLEESTRFGERHMLEESTRFGERHMLEESTRFGERRMLEESTRFGERRMLEESTRFEERRMLEDSTGFGERRMLEESTGFGERHMLEESTRFGERHMLEESTRFGERRMLEESTRFGERRMLEESTRFEERRMLEDSTGFGERRMLEESTRFGERRMLEESTRFGERRMLEESTRFGERHMLEESTGFGERRMLEESTRFGERRMLEDSTGFGERRMLEESTRFGERRMLEESTRFGERRMLEESTRFGERRMLEESTRFGERRMLEESTMFGERRMLEESIRFGERHMLEESTRFGERRMLEESTRFGERHMLEESTRFGERHMLEESTRFGERRMLEESTRFGERLMLEDSTGFGERRMLEESTRFGERRMLEESTRFGERHMLEESTRFGERRMLEESTRFGERRMLAESTRFGERRMLEESTRFGERRMLEESTRFGERRMLAESTRFGERRMLEESTRFGERRMLAESTRFGERRMLEESTRFGERRMLAESTRFGERRMLEESTRFGERRMLEESTRFGERRMLEESTRFGDRRMLEESTRFGERRMLAESTRFGDRRMLEESTRFGERRMLEESTRFGERRMLEESTRFGDRRMLEESTRFGERRMLEESTRFGERHMLEESTRFGERRMLEESTRFGERRMLEESTRFGERRPPLRSPDLVSR, encoded by the coding sequence ATGCTGGAAGAGAGTACCAGGTTTGGAGAAAGGCGTATGCTTCAAGATAGTAGAAGGTTTGGAGTGAGGTCTATGCTTGAAGAGAATATCAGGTTTGGAGAGAGGCGTATGCTTGAAGAGAATATCAGGTTTGGAGAGAGGCGTATGCTGGAAGAGAGTACTAGGTTTGGAGAGAGGCGTATGCTGGAAGAGAGTACCAGGTTTGGAGAGAGGCGTATGCTCGAAGATAGTACCAGGTTTGGAGAGAGGCGTATgctggaagagagttccaggtttggAGAGAGGCATATGCTGGAAGAGAGTACCAGGTTTGGAGAGAGGCGTATGCTCGAAGAGAGTACCAGGTTTGGAGAGAGGCGTATGCTCGAAGAGAGTACCAGGTTCGGAGAAAGGCGTATGCTGGAAGAGAGTACCAGGTTTGGAGAAAGGCGTATGCTTGAAGATAGTAGAAGGTTTGGAGTGAGGTGTATGCTTGAAGAGAATATCAGGTTTGGAGAGAGGCATATGCTTGAAGAGAATATCAGGTTTGGAGAGAGGCGTATGCTGGAAGAGAGTACCAGGTTTGGACAGAGGCGTATGCTGGAAGAGAGTACCAGGTTTGGAGAGAGGCGTATGCTCGAAGATAGTACCAGGTTTGGAGAGAGGCGTATGCTGGAAGAGAGTACCAGGTTTGGAGAGAGGCATATGCTGGAAGAGAGTACCAGGTTTGGAGAGAGGCGTATGCTCGAAGAGAGTACCAGGTTTGGAGAGAGGCGTATGCTGGAAGAGAGTACCAGGTTTGGAGAAAGGCGTATGCTGGAAGAGAGTACCAGGTTTGGAGAGAGGCATATGCTGGAAGAGAGTACCAGGTTTGGAGAGAGGCGTATGCTGGAAGAGAGTACCAGGTTTGGAGAGAGGCGTATGCTGGAAGAGAGTACCAGGTTTGGAGAAAGGCGTATGCTGGAAGAGAGTAGCAGGTTTGGAGAGAGGCGTATGCTGGAAGAGAGTACCAGGTTTGGAGAGAGGCGTATGCTGGAAGAGAGTACCAGGTTTGGAGAGAGGCATATGCTGGAAGAGAGTACCAGGTTTGGAGAGAGGCGTATGCTCGAAGAGAGTACCAGGTTTGGAGAGAGGCGTATGCTGGAAGAGAGTACCAGGTTTGGAGAAAGGCGTATGCTGGAAGAGAGTAGCAGGTTTGGAGAAAGGCGTATGCTTGAAGATAGTAGAAGGTTTGGAGTGAGGTGTATGCTTGAAGAGAATATCAGGTTTGGAGAGAGGCGTATGCTTGAAGAGAATATCAGGTTTGGAGAGAGGCGTATGCTGGAAGAGAGTACCAGGTTTGGAGAGAGGCGTATGCTGGAAGAGAGTACCAGGTTTGGAGAGAGGCGTATGCTCGAAGATAGTACCAGGTTTGGAGAGAGGCGTATGCTGGAAGAGAGTACCATGTTTGGAGAGAGGCATATGCTGGAAGAGCGTACCAGGTTTGGAGAGAGGCATATGCTGGAAGAGAGTACCAGGTTTGGAGAGAGGCGTATGCTTGAAGAGAGTACCAGGTTTGGAGAGAGGCGTATGCTTGAAGAGAGTACCAGGTTTGAAGAGAGGCGTATGCTCAAAGATAGTACCGGGTTTGGAGAGAGGCGTATGCTGGAAGAGAGTACCAGGTTTGGAGAGAGGCATATGCTGGAAGAGAGTACCAGGTTTGGAGAGAGGCGTATGCTGGAAGAGAGTACCAGGTTTGGAGAAAGGCGTATGCTTCAAGATAGTAGAAGGTTTGGAGTGAGGTCTATGCTTGAAGAGAATATCAGGTTTGGAGAGAGGCGTATGCTTGAAGAGAATATCAGGTTTGGAGAGAGGCGTATGCTGGAAGAGAGTACTAGGTTTGGAGAGAGGCGTATGCTGGAAGAGAGTACCAGGTTTGGAGAGAGGCGTATGCTCGAAGATAGTACCAGGTTTGGAGAGAGGCGTATgctggaagagagttccaggtttggAGAAAGGCGTATGCTTGAAGATAGTAGAAGGTTTGGAGTGAGGTGTATGCTTGAAGAGAATATCAGGTTTGGAGAGAGGCATATGCTTGAAGAGAATATCAGGTTTGGAGAGAGGCGTATGCTGGAAGAGAGTACCAGGTTTGGACAGAGGCGTATGCTGGAAGAGAGTACCAGGTTTGGAGAGAGGCGTATGCTCGAAGATAGTACCAGGTTTGGAGAGAGGCGTATGCTGGAAGAGAGTACCAGGTTTGGAGAGAGGCATATGCTGGAAGAGAGTACCAGGTTTGGAGAGAGGCGTATGCTCGAAGAGAGTACCAGGTTTGGAGAGAGGCGTATGCTGGAAGAGAGTACCAGGTTTGGAGAAAGGCGTATGCTGGAAGAGAGTACCAGGTTTGGAGAGAGGCATATGCTGGAAGAGAGTACCAGGTTTGGAGAGAGGCGTATGCTGGAAGAGAGTACCAGGTTTGGAGAGAGGCGTATGCTGGAAGAGAGTACCAGGTTTGGAGAAAGGCGTATGCTGGAAGAGAGTAGCAGGTTTGGAGAGAGGCGTATGCTGGAAGAGAGTACCAGGTTTGGAGAGAGGCGTATGCTGGAAGAGAGTACCAGGTTTGGAGAGAGGCATATGCTGGAAGAGAGTACCAGGTTTGGAGAGAGGCGTATGCTCGAAGAGAGTACCAGGTTTGGAGAGAGGCGTATGCTGGAAGAGAGTACCAGGTTTGGAGAAAGGCGTATGCTGGAAGAGAGTAGCAGGTTTGGAGAAAGGCGTATGCTTGAAGATTGTAGAAGGTTTGGAGTGAAGTGTATGCTTGAAGAGAATATCAGGTTTGGAGAGAGGCGTATGCTTGAAGAGAATATCAGGTTTGGAGAGAGGTGTATGCTGGAAGAGAGTACCAGGTTTGGAGAGAGGCGTATGCTGGAAGAGAGTACCAGGTTTGGAGAGAGGCGTATGCTCGAAGATAGTACCAGGTTTGGAGAGAGGCGTATGCTGGAAGAGAGTACCATGTTTGGAGAGAGGCATATGCTGGAAGAGCGTACCAGGTTTGGAGAGAGGCGTATGCTGGAAGAGAGTACCAGGTTTGGAGAGAGGCGTATGCTTGAAGAGAGCACCAGGTTTGGAGAGAGGTGTATGCTTGAAGAGAGTACCAGGTTTGAAGAGAGGCGTATGCTCAAAGATAGTACCGGGTTTGGAGAGAGGCGTATGCTGGAAGAGAGTACCAGGTTTGGAGAGAGGCATATGCTGGAAGAGAGTACCAGGTTTGGAGAGAGGCATATGCTGGAAGAGAGTACCAGGTTTGGAGAGAGGCGTATGCTTGAAGAGAGTACCAGGTTTGGAGAGAGGCGTATGCTTGAAGAGAGTACCAGGTTTGAAGAGAGGCGTATGCTCGAAGATAGTACCGGGTTTGGAGAGAGGCGTATGCTGGAAGAGAGTACCAGGTTTGGAGAGAGGCGTATGCTGGAAGAGAGTACCAGGTTTGGAGAGAGGCATATGCTGGAAGAGAGTACCAGGTTTGGAGAGAGGCGTATGCTTGAAGAGAGTACCAGGTTTGGAGAGAGGCGTATGCTTGAAGAGAGTACCAGGTTTGAAGAGAGGCGTATGCTCGAAGATAGTACCGGGTTTGGAGAGAGGCGTATGCTGGAAGAGAGTACCAGGTTTGGAGAGAGGCGTATGCTGGAAGAGAGTACCAGGTTTGGAGAGAGGCATATGCTGGAAGAGAGTACCAGGTTTGGAGAGAGGCATATGCTGGAAGAGAGTACCAGGTTTGGAGAGAGGCGTATGCTGGAAGAGAGTACCAGGTTTGGAGAGAGGCGTATGCTCGAAGAGAGTACCAGGTTTGAAGAGAGGCGTATGCTCGAAGATAGTACCGGGTTTGGAGAGAGGCGTATGCTGGAAGAGAGTACCGGGTTTGGAGAGAGGCATATGCTGGAAGAGAGTACCAGGTTTGGAGAGAGGCATATGCTGGAAGAGAGTACCAGGTTTGGAGAGAGGCGTATGCTTGAAGAGAGTACCAGGTTTGGAGAGAGGCGTATGCTTGAAGAGAGTACCAGGTTTGAAGAGAGGCGTATGCTCGAAGATAGTACCGGGTTTGGAGAGAGGCGTATGCTTGAAGAGAGTACCAGGTTTGGAGAGAGGCGTATGCTGGAAGAGAGTACCAGGTTTGGAGAGAGGCGTATGCTGGAAGAGAGTACCAGGTTTGGAGAGAGGCATATGCTGGAAGAGAGTACCGGGTTTGGAGAGAGGCGTATGCTGGAAGAGAGTACCAGGTTTGGAGAGAGGCGTATGCTCGAAGATAGTACCGGGTTTGGAGAGAGGCGTATGCTGGAAGAGAGTACCAGGTTTGGAGAGAGGCGTATGCTGGAAGAGAGTACCAGGTTTGGAGAGAGGCGTATGCTGGAAGAGAGTACCAGGTTTGGAGAGAGGCGTATGCTGGAAGAAAGTACCAGGTTTGGAGAGAGGCGTATGCTCGAAGAGAGTACCATGTTTGGAGAGAGGCGTATGCTCGAAGAGAGTATCAGGTTTGGAGAGAGGCATATGCTGGAAGAGAGTACCAGGTTTGGAGAGAGGCGTATGCTGGAAGAGAGTACCAGGTTTGGAGAGAGGCATATGCTGGAAGAGAGTACCAGGTTTGGAGAGAGGCATATGCTGGAAGAGAGTACCAGGTTTGGAGAGAGGCGTATGCTCGAAGAGAGTACCAGGTTTGGAGAGAGGCTCATGCTCGAAGATAGTACCGGGTTTGGAGAGAGGCGTATGCTGGAAGAGAGTACCAGGTTTGGAGAGAGGCGTATGCTGGAAGAGAGTACCAGGTTTGGAGAGAGGCATATGCTGGAAGAGAGTACCAGGTTTGGAGAGAGGCGTATGCTTGAAGAGAGTACCAGGTTTGGAGAAAGGCGTATGCTCGCAGAGAGTACCAGGTTTGGAGAAAGGCGTATGCTGGAAGAGAGTACCAGGTTTGGAGAAAGGCGTATGCTGGAAGAGAGTACCAGGTTTGGAGAAAGGCGTATGCTCGCAGAGAGTACCAGGTTTGGAGAAAGGCGTATGCTTGAAGAGAGTACCAGGTTTGGAGAAAGGCGTATGCTCGCAGAGAGTACCAGGTTTGGAGAAAGGCGTATGCTGGAAGAGAGTACCAGGTTTGGAGAAAGGCGTATGCTCGCAGAGAGTACCAGGTTTGGAGAAAGGCGTATGCTTGAAGAGAGTACCAGGTTTGGAGAAAGGCGTATGCTGGAAGAGAGTACCAGGTTTGGAGAGAGGCGTATGCTGGAAGAGAGTACCAGGTTTGGAGACAGGCGTATGCTGGAAGAGAGTACCAGGTTTGGAGAAAGGCGTATGCTCGCAGAGAGTACCAGGTTTGGAGACAGGCGTATGCTGGAAGAGAGTACCAGGTTTGGAGAGAGGCGTATGCTGGAAGAGAGTACCAGGTTTGGAGAAAGGCGTATGCTGGAAGAGAGTACCAGGTTTGGAGACAGGCGTATGCTGGAAGAGAGTACCAGGTTTGGAGAGAGGCGTATGCTGGAAGAGAGTACCAGGTTTGGAGAGAGGCATATGCTGGAAGAGAGTACCAGGTTTGGAGAGAGGCGTATGCTGGAAGAGAGTACCAGGTTTGGAGAAAGGCGTATGCTTGAAGAGAGTACCAGGTTTGGAGAGAGGCGTCCACCACTTCGGTCGCCAGATCTGGTCTCCAGATGA